In one window of Polaromonas naphthalenivorans CJ2 DNA:
- the rpsP gene encoding 30S ribosomal protein S16 produces MVVIRLSRGGSKHRPFFNIVVADKRVRRDGRFIERIGFYNPIAKGGEEGLRIVQDRLTHWIGVGAQASPTVLRLIKQGGATVVAPAAVAAA; encoded by the coding sequence ATGGTCGTCATCCGGCTTTCACGCGGCGGTTCCAAACACCGTCCATTTTTCAATATCGTTGTGGCTGACAAGCGCGTTCGCCGCGATGGTCGCTTCATCGAACGCATCGGTTTTTACAACCCGATTGCCAAAGGCGGCGAAGAAGGTCTGCGCATCGTGCAAGACCGTTTGACCCACTGGATCGGTGTCGGCGCCCAGGCATCCCCAACCGTTCTGCGCCTGATCAAGCAAGGCGGCGCCACGGTTGTTGCGCCTGCTGCCGTAGCTGCTGCCTGA
- a CDS encoding lipocalin-like domain-containing protein, producing the protein MQNPKQINAPDRRRLLLGSLAGLAGLTEIAGIAGWTGDAHALPARTLIFPRDRGSHPDFRTEWWYITGHATSQAANQRTFGFQLTFFRSRVDGTQGMTSKFAARQLIFAHAAVTDVQGKKLWHDQRIARAGFGVASASEQDMAVKLRDWSLKADGGRYSAELPATGFALSLQFEETQSVLLQGKQGLSRKGPEEKQASYYYSQPQLAATGSLQLKEQTFAVTGKAWLDHEWSQELLHPSAVGWDWIGMNLDDGSALTAFRLRDKEGNAVWAGGSFRSAQGELRIFNPGEIFFKAERSWKSPLTQITYPVQWVVRTPAQSYTVQAVIDHQELDSRSSTGSIYWEGLSELMDSQGKRVGTGYLEMTGYGQALRL; encoded by the coding sequence ATGCAGAACCCCAAGCAGATCAACGCACCGGACCGGCGCCGCCTGCTGCTCGGCAGCCTGGCGGGTCTTGCCGGATTAACGGAAATAGCGGGAATAGCGGGCTGGACCGGCGACGCGCACGCCCTCCCCGCCAGGACGTTGATCTTTCCGCGCGACAGGGGTTCGCACCCCGACTTTCGCACCGAGTGGTGGTACATCACTGGACACGCCACTTCCCAGGCAGCAAACCAGCGCACCTTCGGTTTTCAGCTCACCTTCTTTCGCTCGCGGGTCGATGGCACGCAAGGCATGACATCGAAATTCGCGGCTAGGCAATTGATCTTTGCACATGCCGCTGTCACCGACGTGCAGGGTAAAAAACTCTGGCACGACCAGCGCATCGCCCGCGCCGGCTTCGGCGTGGCCTCTGCCAGCGAGCAGGACATGGCCGTCAAGCTGCGCGACTGGTCGCTGAAGGCCGACGGCGGACGCTACAGCGCAGAGCTGCCAGCGACCGGCTTTGCGCTCAGCCTGCAGTTTGAGGAAACACAAAGCGTGCTGCTCCAAGGCAAGCAAGGCTTGTCACGCAAAGGCCCTGAAGAAAAACAGGCCAGCTATTACTACAGCCAGCCTCAACTGGCAGCAACAGGCAGCCTGCAGCTCAAGGAGCAAACTTTCGCCGTCACCGGCAAGGCCTGGCTGGACCATGAATGGAGCCAGGAACTGCTGCACCCCAGCGCCGTCGGCTGGGACTGGATCGGCATGAACCTGGACGATGGCAGCGCGCTGACCGCGTTCAGGCTGCGCGACAAGGAGGGCAACGCGGTCTGGGCCGGCGGTTCCTTCAGGTCAGCCCAGGGTGAACTGCGCATCTTCAACCCCGGCGAGATTTTTTTCAAAGCCGAACGAAGCTGGAAAAGCCCGCTGACGCAAATCACCTACCCGGTGCAATGGGTGGTGCGCACGCCGGCCCAGTCCTATACCGTCCAGGCCGTGATCGACCATCAGGAACTCGACAGCCGCAGCTCCACCGGGTCGATTTACTGGGAAGGCCTCAGCGAACTGATGGACAGCCAGGGCAAGCGTGTGGGCACGGGCTATCTGGAGATGACGGGTTATGGGCAGGCGTTGCGGCTGTGA
- a CDS encoding nuclear transport factor 2 family protein, which produces MSYSPCPSTEEAVTRIIVFFEQLTPGDVAAIDRFYAPQARFKDPFNEVQGVAPIQQIFSHMFVALHEPRFVVTGRVVQGAQCFLTWDFVFRFRNFQQGRTQTVRGVSHLVLDAQGLITLHRDYWDAAEELYEKLPVVGWLMRWLKKRASS; this is translated from the coding sequence ATGAGCTATTCGCCTTGCCCCTCGACTGAAGAGGCAGTCACCCGCATCATCGTTTTTTTTGAGCAACTGACGCCGGGCGACGTTGCCGCCATAGACCGCTTCTATGCGCCGCAGGCCCGTTTCAAGGACCCGTTCAACGAGGTGCAGGGCGTGGCGCCTATCCAGCAGATTTTCAGTCACATGTTTGTGGCGCTGCATGAACCCCGCTTTGTCGTGACCGGCCGCGTGGTGCAGGGTGCGCAATGCTTTCTGACCTGGGACTTCGTGTTTCGCTTCAGGAATTTTCAGCAGGGCCGCACGCAGACCGTGCGCGGCGTCTCGCACCTGGTGCTGGATGCGCAGGGACTCATTACCCTGCACCGCGACTACTGGGACGCTGCCGAGGAACTGTATGAAAAGCTGCCCGTGGTGGGCTGGCTGATGCGCTGGCTCAAAAAGCGCGCCAGCAGCTAA
- a CDS encoding CoA pyrophosphatase has product MNPAKPLSLPLFDPRSIPVLGIDSHLAGIGLDRLTPQALRDRFRHPPMWTPEHSVEKKFSDRPPALAAVLLPLVMRDELMLLLTERSTNLSTHSGQIAFPGGRTDEADRDAVDTALREAEEEVALPRHHVEVLGTLPTYVTGSAFIITPVVALVKPGFQLQPNPGEVADVFEVPLGFLMNPAHHRRHETEFGGVLRQWLSMPYTEPMGEAAGSESRERYIWGATAGMLRNFYRFLSA; this is encoded by the coding sequence ATGAACCCCGCCAAGCCCTTGTCTTTACCCCTGTTTGATCCCCGCTCCATTCCTGTACTGGGAATTGACAGCCACCTGGCTGGCATCGGGCTGGACCGGCTCACGCCGCAAGCCCTGCGTGACCGGTTCAGGCATCCGCCGATGTGGACGCCCGAGCACAGTGTGGAAAAGAAGTTTTCCGACCGCCCACCCGCGCTGGCTGCGGTGCTGCTGCCCTTGGTGATGCGCGACGAACTCATGCTGCTGCTGACCGAGCGTTCCACGAACCTGTCCACCCATTCCGGCCAGATCGCCTTTCCGGGCGGCCGTACCGACGAGGCCGACCGGGATGCGGTCGATACCGCCCTGCGTGAGGCAGAGGAAGAGGTCGCCTTGCCGCGCCATCATGTGGAGGTTCTGGGAACCTTGCCCACCTATGTCACGGGCTCGGCCTTCATCATCACGCCGGTCGTCGCCCTGGTAAAGCCGGGCTTTCAGCTGCAACCTAATCCTGGGGAAGTGGCCGATGTGTTTGAAGTGCCGCTTGGGTTTTTGATGAATCCTGCTCATCACCGGCGCCACGAAACCGAGTTCGGCGGCGTACTTCGCCAGTGGCTTTCCATGCCCTACACCGAACCGATGGGCGAGGCGGCTGGCAGCGAATCCAGGGAGCGCTACATCTGGGGCGCGACCGCCGGCATGCTGCGAAACTTCTACCGTTTCCTCAGCGCCTGA
- the trmD gene encoding tRNA (guanosine(37)-N1)-methyltransferase TrmD: MRFDVITLFPEIFSPFLTSGVTRRAYESGLVEVRLWNPRDFADGNYRRVDDRPFGGGPGMVMLAEPLTLCLESIRADRAACGAPDAPTVLFSPVGTVLSHASVERWSASSSGAVLICGRYEGLDQRFIDTHVDHQISLGDFVLSGGEIAAMALLDAVARLQPGVLNDEGSHQMDSFNPALDGLLDCPHYTRPETWRGQSVPPELMSGNHAHIERWRREQGLALTQRQRPELVRAARRAGHLSKSDEAFLADFPKNPDLDS, translated from the coding sequence ATGCGCTTTGATGTCATCACCCTGTTTCCCGAGATTTTTTCACCGTTCCTGACGAGCGGTGTGACGCGCCGTGCCTACGAATCCGGCCTGGTCGAGGTCAGGCTCTGGAATCCGCGCGATTTTGCCGATGGCAATTACCGGCGGGTCGATGACCGTCCCTTTGGCGGCGGACCGGGCATGGTCATGCTGGCCGAGCCGCTGACGCTGTGCCTTGAAAGCATTCGCGCTGACCGCGCCGCTTGCGGTGCGCCTGACGCGCCCACCGTTCTTTTTTCCCCGGTTGGCACGGTGCTGAGCCACGCCAGCGTCGAGCGCTGGTCAGCCAGCAGCAGCGGCGCCGTGCTGATTTGTGGCCGCTACGAAGGCCTTGACCAGCGTTTTATCGACACGCATGTGGACCACCAGATCAGCCTGGGCGACTTCGTGCTGTCGGGCGGCGAAATCGCCGCCATGGCCTTGCTGGACGCTGTGGCCCGGTTGCAGCCTGGAGTGCTAAACGATGAAGGCAGTCACCAGATGGACAGCTTCAACCCGGCGCTTGACGGCTTGCTGGACTGCCCGCATTACACCCGCCCGGAAACCTGGCGCGGCCAGTCGGTGCCGCCCGAATTGATGTCCGGCAACCATGCGCACATCGAGCGCTGGCGGCGTGAGCAGGGGCTGGCCTTGACCCAGCGCCAGCGCCCGGAACTGGTTCGGGCAGCCCGTAGGGCCGGGCATCTGAGCAAAAGCGACGAGGCCTTCCTGGCTGATTTTCCCAAAAATCCTGACCTCGATTCCTGA
- a CDS encoding MFS transporter — MSAPAAVSVRQGLTYGLLGLPLAFVALPLYVLLPNHYAREFGMPLATLGTVLLTARLFDAAIDPLLGRLSDRLFARSLRAVLAAGAVSALVLAVGLAGLFFPAVVGSGALIAWAAGFLLIAYTAYSQLSIAHQSWGARLGGNELQRGRIVAWREGCGLLGVVLASVLPALLGLPVMLGVFAATLVLGWLAWTRAPAPVQLARLDRYAPGASLWRPWRGAAFRRLLAVFMLNGIASAVPATLVLFFIQDRLQVAPAREPLFLGAYFLCAALSIPLWLRAVTRWGLARTWLAGMLLAIVVFAGVAGLGEGDAAAFLLVCALSGAALGTDLALPGALLAGVIAQQGDSGQHEGAYFGWWNFATKLNLALAAGLALPLLGALGYTPGTRSPEGLQTLGLAYAVLPCGLKLLAAAALYFLIIRCPQPGRTFIPEGSP; from the coding sequence ATGAGCGCACCAGCGGCAGTTTCGGTGCGCCAGGGGCTGACCTACGGGCTGCTCGGACTGCCGCTGGCTTTTGTGGCCCTGCCGCTGTATGTATTGCTGCCCAACCACTATGCGCGGGAATTCGGCATGCCGCTGGCCACGCTGGGCACTGTACTGCTCACGGCGCGACTGTTCGACGCTGCCATCGACCCGCTGCTCGGGCGCCTGAGCGACCGGCTGTTTGCCCGGTCGCTGCGTGCCGTGCTGGCGGCCGGTGCGGTGTCTGCGCTGGTGCTGGCCGTGGGGCTGGCCGGGCTGTTTTTCCCGGCGGTGGTGGGGTCGGGCGCGCTCATTGCCTGGGCAGCGGGTTTTTTGCTGATCGCCTACACCGCCTACAGCCAGCTCAGCATTGCCCACCAGTCCTGGGGCGCCCGACTCGGCGGCAATGAGCTGCAGCGCGGGCGCATCGTGGCCTGGCGTGAGGGCTGCGGCCTTTTGGGCGTCGTGCTGGCCTCGGTGCTGCCTGCGCTGCTGGGGCTGCCGGTGATGCTGGGCGTGTTCGCTGCCACACTGGTGCTGGGCTGGCTGGCCTGGACCAGGGCGCCTGCGCCAGTGCAGCTTGCGCGCCTGGATCGTTACGCGCCGGGGGCCAGCCTGTGGCGGCCATGGCGCGGCGCGGCCTTCAGGCGCCTGCTGGCCGTCTTCATGCTCAACGGCATCGCCAGTGCCGTGCCGGCCACGCTGGTGCTTTTTTTCATTCAGGACCGGCTGCAGGTTGCGCCTGCGCGGGAGCCGCTGTTCCTGGGCGCCTATTTCCTTTGTGCGGCGCTGTCGATTCCGCTGTGGCTGCGGGCGGTGACGCGCTGGGGGCTGGCGCGCACCTGGCTTGCGGGCATGCTGCTGGCGATTGTCGTGTTCGCCGGCGTCGCGGGCCTGGGCGAGGGCGATGCGGCAGCCTTTTTGCTGGTGTGCGCGCTTTCCGGCGCCGCGCTGGGCACCGACCTGGCCTTGCCCGGCGCGCTGCTGGCCGGCGTGATTGCCCAGCAGGGCGACAGTGGCCAGCATGAAGGCGCCTATTTTGGCTGGTGGAACTTTGCCACCAAGCTCAACCTGGCGCTGGCCGCCGGGCTGGCGCTGCCTTTGCTCGGCGCGCTGGGCTACACCCCCGGCACGCGCAGCCCCGAAGGTCTGCAAACCCTGGGTCTGGCCTACGCCGTGTTGCCCTGCGGACTCAAGCTGCTGGCGGCGGCTGCGCTGTATTTCCTCATCATCCGTTGCCCGCAACCAGGGCGCACTTTTATTCCGGAAGGCTCACCATGA
- the rsgA gene encoding ribosome small subunit-dependent GTPase A, with protein sequence MSKPKQSARAGAAPIAGTQPGLVVAGFGRHVLVETESGQRLICHPRGKKSQVVVGDRIRWLPSQDEGTIEKIEERSNLFYRQDEMRTKSFAANLDQILILIAAEPEFSESQLTRALIAAEAERIKPIIALNKSDLAEPFGRAWTKLAPYRAMGYQVLPLAIKPKTAAAPANDGQTAELMALLHGKKTLVLGPSGAGKSSLTNLLVPQAKVLTAEISQALNSGKHTTTSTTLYWVDEARTTALIDSPGFQEFGLHHIDPMQLANYMPDFKAHAQDCKFYNCTHLHEPGCGVISEVKSTVSASSISANRYRLYSELFAELSQTRY encoded by the coding sequence TTGAGCAAGCCAAAGCAATCGGCGCGTGCCGGCGCTGCCCCAATTGCGGGGACTCAGCCGGGCTTGGTGGTGGCCGGTTTTGGCCGCCATGTGCTGGTCGAGACCGAATCCGGCCAGCGCCTGATCTGCCATCCGCGCGGCAAGAAAAGTCAGGTCGTCGTCGGCGACCGCATCCGCTGGCTGCCCTCGCAGGACGAAGGCACGATTGAAAAGATAGAGGAGCGCAGCAACCTGTTTTACCGCCAGGATGAGATGCGCACCAAGTCGTTTGCCGCCAACCTGGACCAGATCCTGATCCTGATCGCGGCAGAACCCGAGTTCTCGGAAAGCCAGTTGACGCGCGCCCTGATCGCGGCGGAGGCCGAGCGCATCAAGCCCATCATTGCGCTGAACAAAAGCGACCTGGCCGAGCCCTTCGGCCGGGCCTGGACCAAGCTCGCGCCCTACCGCGCCATGGGCTACCAGGTGCTGCCGCTGGCGATCAAGCCCAAAACGGCTGCCGCCCCGGCAAACGATGGTCAGACCGCAGAGCTGATGGCCTTGCTGCACGGAAAGAAAACGCTGGTCCTGGGGCCGTCGGGCGCTGGCAAAAGCAGCCTGACCAATCTGCTGGTGCCGCAGGCAAAGGTGCTGACGGCCGAGATTTCGCAGGCGCTGAACTCGGGCAAGCACACTACCACCAGCACGACGCTGTACTGGGTCGATGAAGCCAGGACCACCGCGCTGATCGACTCGCCGGGCTTTCAGGAATTTGGCCTGCATCACATCGACCCGATGCAGCTGGCCAACTACATGCCCGACTTCAAGGCGCATGCGCAAGACTGCAAGTTCTACAACTGCACGCACCTGCATGAACCGGGCTGCGGCGTGATTTCAGAGGTCAAATCAACCGTTAGCGCAAGCAGCATCAGCGCTAACCGCTATCGTTTGTATAGCGAGTTGTTTGCCGAGCTGTCGCAGACGCGGTACTGA
- a CDS encoding DUF3833 domain-containing protein, with protein sequence MMQRRMLLSAAIAAPIALAGCASQSLADYAGEKPMLDLAQYFNGRIDAHGIFQGRNGKIVKRFTVMMDCQWTGNQGVLDESFTYSDGSTQRRIWRLTKHADGRYSGTAGDVVGEAVGQTSGNAFRWNYTLKLPVDGKVYEVQFDDWMYLMDKHVMINRATMSKFGIRLGEVTLSFTKR encoded by the coding sequence ATGATGCAACGACGCATGCTTCTCTCGGCGGCCATTGCCGCTCCCATCGCTCTGGCGGGCTGCGCCAGCCAGAGCCTGGCGGACTACGCCGGCGAAAAGCCGATGCTGGACCTGGCGCAATATTTCAATGGCCGCATCGACGCCCACGGCATCTTCCAGGGCCGAAACGGCAAGATCGTGAAGCGCTTTACCGTGATGATGGATTGCCAGTGGACGGGCAACCAGGGCGTGCTCGATGAGTCCTTCACCTACTCCGACGGCAGCACGCAGCGCCGCATCTGGCGATTGACCAAACATGCCGACGGACGCTACAGCGGCACCGCCGGCGACGTGGTGGGCGAAGCCGTGGGGCAGACCTCGGGCAATGCCTTTCGCTGGAACTACACCCTGAAACTGCCGGTGGACGGAAAAGTCTATGAAGTGCAGTTCGACGACTGGATGTACCTGATGGACAAGCACGTCATGATCAACCGGGCCACCATGAGCAAGTTTGGCATTCGCCTGGGCGAAGTCACGCTGTCCTTTACCAAACGCTGA
- a CDS encoding SDR family NAD(P)-dependent oxidoreductase — protein MSLNPRINDWQGRRAWLVGASSGIGRATASALHARGAQVVVSARGEAALQSFVDQHPGSRALPLDTARREDVQAAATRLLADGPLGMVFYCAGHYREMRATAFDLDEMLRHQQVNVTGALHVLGVVLPAMVEAARHGQAGHLSLVSSVAGFRGLPKSLAYGPTKAALINLAETLYLDLHDLGLGVSVINPGFVATPLTAGNDFSMPALISPEAAATAILQGWARGDFDIHFPKRFTRVMKLLRLLPYSWYFPAIRRFTGR, from the coding sequence ATGAGCCTCAACCCACGCATCAACGACTGGCAGGGCCGTCGCGCCTGGCTGGTGGGCGCCTCCAGCGGCATAGGGCGCGCCACGGCATCGGCCCTGCACGCGCGCGGTGCGCAGGTGGTGGTGTCGGCGCGCGGCGAAGCGGCACTGCAGAGCTTTGTCGATCAGCACCCCGGCAGCAGGGCACTGCCGCTCGACACCGCCCGCCGCGAGGACGTGCAGGCAGCGGCGACCCGACTGCTGGCAGACGGGCCGCTGGGCATGGTCTTTTACTGTGCCGGCCATTACCGGGAGATGCGCGCCACAGCCTTCGATCTGGACGAGATGCTGCGACACCAGCAGGTCAACGTGACCGGCGCGCTCCATGTGCTGGGCGTTGTACTGCCCGCCATGGTAGAAGCCGCGCGTCATGGACAAGCCGGCCACCTGAGCCTGGTCAGCAGCGTTGCCGGCTTTCGCGGTCTGCCCAAAAGCCTGGCCTATGGGCCCACGAAGGCGGCGCTGATCAACCTGGCCGAGACGCTGTACCTGGACCTGCACGACTTGGGATTGGGCGTGAGCGTGATCAACCCCGGTTTCGTGGCCACGCCGCTGACAGCCGGCAACGACTTCAGCATGCCGGCGCTGATCTCGCCCGAGGCGGCAGCCACGGCCATACTGCAGGGCTGGGCGCGGGGCGACTTCGACATCCACTTCCCCAAGCGCTTCACCCGGGTCATGAAGCTGCTGCGGCTGCTGCCCTACAGTTGGTACTTTCCAGCCATTCGACGCTTTACCGGGCGGTAA
- a CDS encoding CobD/CbiB family protein, with protein sequence MSFFAVLFALILEQARPLARGNWVHSGFLGWARWAHRSLDAGKSHHGWIAWLFAVMIPTLLTLLVHWLLWQVNVLLAFAWSVAVLYVTLGFRQFSHYFTDIRDALDDGDEDTARELLAQWRQVDASELPRSEIVRHVIEYSVLAAHRHVFGVLGWFSVLAAFGLGPAGAVLYRTSEFVARYWTYKSRAPGEGASPALQQVANSAWGIIDFMPSRVTSLGFAVVGSFEDAIDAWRNYTQRFPTGAAVATASRNDGLILAATSGAVNVRLGGEALKAVLTPSVSQEFEAGGLDPDNAVITASTPGREPEVAHLRSVVGLVWRSVVLWMVLLALLTLARLLG encoded by the coding sequence ATGAGCTTTTTTGCCGTTTTGTTCGCACTCATCCTGGAGCAGGCCCGTCCTCTGGCCCGTGGCAACTGGGTTCACTCCGGTTTTTTGGGATGGGCACGCTGGGCGCATCGCAGCCTGGATGCCGGCAAGTCGCACCATGGATGGATCGCCTGGCTGTTCGCCGTCATGATTCCCACGCTGCTCACGCTGCTGGTGCACTGGCTGCTGTGGCAGGTCAACGTCCTGCTGGCCTTTGCCTGGAGCGTGGCGGTGTTGTATGTCACCCTGGGTTTTCGGCAGTTCAGCCACTACTTCACCGACATTCGCGATGCGCTGGACGATGGCGATGAAGACACTGCCCGCGAACTGCTCGCTCAGTGGCGCCAGGTGGATGCCAGTGAACTGCCGCGCAGTGAAATTGTCCGTCACGTCATCGAGTATTCGGTGCTGGCCGCCCATCGCCATGTGTTTGGCGTGCTGGGCTGGTTTTCGGTACTGGCTGCATTCGGGCTGGGGCCTGCCGGGGCGGTGCTGTACCGGACGAGCGAATTCGTGGCGCGCTACTGGACCTACAAAAGCAGGGCGCCGGGCGAGGGGGCCAGTCCGGCCCTTCAGCAGGTGGCCAACAGCGCTTGGGGCATCATCGATTTCATGCCTTCCCGCGTGACCTCCCTGGGGTTTGCGGTGGTGGGCAGTTTTGAAGATGCCATCGACGCCTGGCGCAATTACACCCAGCGTTTCCCGACCGGCGCCGCCGTCGCCACCGCCAGCCGCAACGACGGGCTGATCCTTGCCGCTACTTCCGGGGCCGTCAACGTGCGCTTGGGCGGCGAAGCGCTTAAAGCCGTGTTGACTCCTTCTGTTTCCCAGGAATTCGAGGCGGGCGGGCTGGACCCCGACAATGCAGTCATCACGGCATCAACGCCAGGCCGTGAGCCCGAGGTGGCGCACCTGCGCAGCGTCGTGGGCCTGGTCTGGCGTTCGGTGGTGCTGTGGATGGTGCTGCTTGCGCTGCTGACACTGGCGCGGCTGCTTGGTTAG
- the rplS gene encoding 50S ribosomal protein L19, with amino-acid sequence MNLIQTLEQEEIARLNKTIPVYAPGDTVIVSVNVVEGTRKRLQAFEGVVIAKRNRGLNSSFIVRKISNGEGVERTFQVYSPLIAKIEVKRKGDVRRAKLYYLRSRSGKSARIKEKLGVKAVKAVQPVQAA; translated from the coding sequence ATGAATCTGATCCAGACCCTTGAGCAGGAAGAAATTGCCCGCTTGAACAAAACCATTCCTGTTTATGCTCCTGGCGACACCGTCATCGTGAGCGTGAACGTGGTTGAAGGTACGCGCAAGCGTTTGCAGGCTTTTGAAGGTGTTGTGATTGCCAAGCGCAATCGCGGCCTCAACTCCAGCTTCATCGTGCGCAAAATCTCCAATGGCGAAGGCGTCGAGCGCACCTTTCAGGTGTACAGCCCGCTGATCGCCAAGATTGAAGTCAAGCGCAAGGGCGATGTGCGCCGTGCCAAGCTGTACTACCTGCGTAGCCGCAGCGGCAAGTCGGCACGTATCAAGGAAAAACTGGGCGTCAAGGCTGTCAAAGCCGTGCAGCCCGTACAGGCTGCGTAA
- the rimM gene encoding ribosome maturation factor RimM (Essential for efficient processing of 16S rRNA), whose translation MRPGLQPSLGLTSSSLPDDALEVGRILDAWGVKGWVKILPHSTDPEALFSAKTWYLQTPDVKFRPGFSLFSGTVSLKVDEAKIHSGAVVAKFSGLDDRDAAEALRGARIFLSRSSFPAASADEYYWVDLIGLNVLNREGVALGCVRDLMATGPHSVLCVEYASTQEDGTSATAERMIPFVAAYVDKVDIAGKCITVDWQPDY comes from the coding sequence ATGCGGCCTGGCCTTCAACCGTCCCTGGGCTTGACCTCGTCAAGCCTGCCTGACGACGCGCTTGAGGTTGGGCGCATTCTGGATGCCTGGGGTGTCAAGGGCTGGGTCAAGATACTGCCGCACAGCACGGATCCGGAAGCACTCTTTTCAGCTAAAACCTGGTACTTGCAGACGCCTGACGTCAAGTTTCGGCCGGGTTTCAGCCTTTTTTCGGGGACGGTCTCGCTGAAAGTGGATGAGGCAAAAATCCATTCCGGCGCGGTGGTTGCCAAATTTTCCGGTCTTGACGACCGCGATGCGGCTGAAGCCCTGCGCGGCGCCCGGATTTTTCTCTCGCGCAGTAGCTTTCCGGCTGCTTCCGCCGATGAATATTATTGGGTCGATCTGATCGGCCTGAACGTGCTCAACCGTGAAGGTGTCGCCCTGGGCTGCGTGCGCGACCTGATGGCGACCGGCCCGCATTCGGTGCTGTGCGTCGAATACGCCAGCACCCAGGAAGACGGCACCAGCGCAACTGCCGAACGCATGATTCCCTTCGTCGCAGCCTATGTCGATAAAGTTGACATCGCCGGCAAGTGCATCACCGTTGACTGGCAACCCGACTATTGA
- a CDS encoding lipocalin family protein, with the protein MAPSALAMQPALAQSATGQPLTTIASLDLPRYMGTWYEIARYPNSFQQKCTGNTRAEYSIKGDGGVQVINRCKLQSGELNEIVGAGRQIGSATSPKLEVRFAPAWLSFIPAVWGDYWVIDLDAAYQLVAVSDDRREYLWVLSRTPWVEPKAYEALLGRLGQKGFDLQKLQLTPQD; encoded by the coding sequence ATGGCGCCCAGCGCCCTGGCAATGCAACCGGCCCTGGCCCAGAGTGCCACCGGCCAGCCTCTGACCACTATAGCGTCGCTGGACCTGCCGCGCTATATGGGCACCTGGTACGAAATCGCCAGGTATCCGAATTCCTTCCAGCAGAAATGCACTGGCAACACTCGGGCGGAATACAGCATCAAGGGCGATGGTGGTGTGCAGGTCATCAATCGCTGCAAGCTGCAGAGCGGGGAGTTGAATGAAATCGTAGGCGCCGGCCGGCAGATTGGCAGCGCCACCTCGCCGAAGCTTGAAGTACGCTTCGCTCCGGCCTGGCTCTCATTCATTCCTGCCGTATGGGGCGACTATTGGGTCATTGACCTCGACGCAGCTTACCAACTGGTCGCCGTGAGCGATGACCGGCGCGAGTATCTGTGGGTGCTGTCCAGAACCCCCTGGGTCGAGCCAAAAGCCTATGAGGCTTTGCTGGGCCGGCTGGGCCAGAAAGGTTTTGATCTCCAGAAACTACAACTTACCCCGCAGGACTAA
- a CDS encoding GNAT family N-acetyltransferase, whose product MPLIRPSRDEDIRAITAIYAHHVLHGTGTFETEPPGTSDMAARRADVQSKGLPYLVAEQDGKILGFAYGNWFKPRPAYRYSVEDSIYLAPDLQRKGLGRALLAELLARCEAAGIRKVMAIVGDSANAGSVGVHLALGFRQVGIIESCGWKFGAWRDIVIMQKTLGPGDTEPPSEPSAS is encoded by the coding sequence ATGCCCCTCATACGCCCCAGCCGCGACGAAGACATTCGCGCCATCACCGCGATTTACGCCCACCATGTGCTGCACGGCACCGGCACGTTTGAAACCGAGCCGCCCGGAACCAGCGACATGGCTGCCCGCCGTGCCGACGTGCAGTCCAAGGGACTGCCCTACCTGGTTGCCGAGCAGGACGGAAAGATTCTGGGCTTTGCCTACGGCAACTGGTTCAAGCCCCGTCCAGCCTACCGGTATTCGGTGGAGGACTCGATTTACCTTGCGCCGGACCTGCAGCGCAAGGGCCTGGGCCGCGCCTTGCTGGCTGAACTGCTGGCGCGCTGCGAGGCGGCGGGGATTCGCAAGGTCATGGCCATCGTCGGCGATTCGGCCAACGCCGGGTCGGTGGGGGTTCACCTGGCCCTGGGTTTCAGGCAGGTCGGCATCATTGAGTCCTGCGGCTGGAAATTCGGCGCCTGGCGCGATATCGTGATCATGCAAAAGACCCTGGGGCCTGGCGACACGGAGCCGCCGTCAGAACCGTCCGCCTCATAA